Proteins found in one Kangiella sediminilitoris genomic segment:
- the ccoG gene encoding cytochrome c oxidase accessory protein CcoG: MSDENVYVVGDETSLYQKRQKIFPKIVSGKFNNFRVLSAWLLLGLYYLMPWVTWNGQQAILFDLPARKFQIFGLTFWPQDFIFLTMLLIIAALALFFFTAVAGRLWCGYACPQTVWTEAFLWMERLVEGDRNKQIKLDKAPWSFRKVRLRFTKHVLWILFALFTGYTFVGYFTPIRELTESLWTLSFSGWEWFWILFYSFATWGNAGMLREQVCIYMCPYARFQSSMFDKDTLIIAYDEKRGEKRGARKKSLSKEEYQSEGLGDCIDCMQCVHVCPTGIDIRDGLQYECIACAACIDACDDVMEKMGYEKNLIRYTSENHDAGGELNPFRPKTIGYGLILMLMAAIFVLSVWMRTPLELDIIKDRNRLYLTNSEGFIVNIYKLRVLNKDQSEHTYKISVSGYDGIEYEGPQQVTLSPESTKEVPVRVAIDPYLLKSTSMDIEFQLESIDDKSIEVTQPASFIGPVQRRGR, translated from the coding sequence ATGTCTGATGAAAATGTTTATGTGGTAGGGGATGAGACAAGCCTCTACCAAAAGCGCCAAAAAATATTTCCTAAAATTGTTTCCGGGAAATTTAATAACTTTCGAGTTCTTTCTGCCTGGCTTCTATTAGGTTTATATTATTTAATGCCCTGGGTGACCTGGAATGGTCAACAGGCCATTTTATTCGACCTGCCAGCCCGAAAATTTCAAATTTTTGGCTTAACCTTCTGGCCTCAGGACTTTATCTTTTTGACCATGCTGCTAATCATAGCCGCTCTGGCTTTATTTTTCTTTACGGCGGTAGCTGGACGTTTATGGTGTGGTTATGCATGCCCTCAAACTGTGTGGACTGAAGCCTTCTTATGGATGGAGCGTTTGGTTGAGGGTGACCGAAATAAACAGATTAAATTGGACAAAGCGCCCTGGAGTTTTCGGAAGGTAAGACTACGATTTACAAAACATGTTCTTTGGATTCTATTTGCACTTTTTACCGGTTACACCTTTGTCGGCTACTTCACCCCTATTCGTGAATTAACAGAATCACTATGGACGTTATCATTCAGTGGCTGGGAGTGGTTCTGGATTCTATTTTACAGTTTTGCCACCTGGGGAAATGCCGGCATGCTGCGAGAGCAGGTCTGTATTTATATGTGTCCTTACGCACGTTTCCAGAGCTCGATGTTTGATAAAGATACCTTGATTATTGCTTACGACGAAAAGCGGGGCGAAAAACGGGGCGCACGTAAAAAATCATTGAGTAAAGAAGAGTACCAGAGTGAAGGGCTCGGTGACTGTATTGATTGCATGCAATGTGTTCATGTCTGTCCCACGGGTATTGATATCAGAGATGGTCTGCAGTATGAGTGCATTGCCTGTGCTGCCTGTATTGATGCTTGTGATGATGTAATGGAAAAAATGGGGTATGAGAAGAACTTAATTCGATATACGTCAGAAAATCATGATGCCGGAGGAGAATTGAATCCTTTCAGGCCAAAAACCATAGGTTATGGTCTTATTCTGATGCTGATGGCGGCTATATTCGTATTATCAGTCTGGATGAGAACGCCGCTTGAACTTGACATTATTAAAGACAGGAACCGACTTTACCTGACTAACTCAGAAGGGTTTATCGTCAATATTTACAAGCTCAGAGTTCTGAATAAAGATCAGAGCGAGCATACCTATAAAATTTCTGTGAGTGGTTACGACGGCATTGAGTATGAAGGTCCACAACAGGTAACATTATCGCCTGAAAGTACGAAAGAGGTTCCTGTACGGGTTGCTATCGACCCTTATCTGCTTAAATCAACCAGCATGGATATTGAATTTCAACTTGAAAGTATAGACGACAAGTCTATTGAAGTGACACAGCCAGCCAGTTTCATTGGCCCTGTGCAACGTAGAGGACGTTAG
- the ccoP gene encoding cytochrome-c oxidase, cbb3-type subunit III: MSDFWSGYIIVITAINIIGCAALLFFTRRKKSEANENETTGHVYDGIEEYDNPLPRWWLWMFYITIIFSVIYLILYPGLGKFQGILGWSQVKQYEEEVAEADAKYLPLFEQYASMSIKDLQDEPEALAMGQSIFANTCFGCHGADGRGGIGFPNLTDDEWIYGGTPEDIIYSIEEGRQGMMPPWGETLGEEKLSAVLHYILSENQVERTFREGLVAEGKGVYQTYCQACHSPDLSGNTALGAPNLKDDVWLHGGSISMIKNVIRNGVSANMPPHDEILGDHKIHLVAAYVYSLSHEGEQSK; the protein is encoded by the coding sequence ATGAGTGATTTTTGGAGTGGCTACATCATAGTAATAACGGCAATCAATATTATTGGTTGTGCGGCACTACTGTTCTTTACTCGCAGAAAAAAGTCTGAAGCGAATGAAAATGAAACAACGGGTCATGTCTATGATGGGATTGAGGAATACGATAACCCACTGCCTCGTTGGTGGTTATGGATGTTTTATATCACCATCATTTTCTCCGTCATTTATTTAATTTTGTATCCGGGACTGGGTAAGTTTCAGGGGATCCTGGGATGGTCTCAAGTCAAACAGTATGAAGAAGAAGTGGCTGAAGCTGATGCGAAGTATCTACCTTTGTTTGAGCAATATGCATCCATGAGCATAAAGGACCTACAGGATGAACCTGAGGCTCTGGCAATGGGACAGTCTATATTTGCTAATACTTGTTTCGGCTGTCATGGCGCGGATGGACGTGGTGGTATCGGCTTCCCGAATTTAACTGATGATGAATGGATTTATGGGGGGACGCCAGAGGATATTATCTACTCTATTGAAGAGGGACGTCAGGGCATGATGCCACCATGGGGGGAGACCCTCGGAGAGGAAAAGTTATCTGCCGTTTTGCATTATATCTTAAGTGAGAATCAAGTTGAGAGAACTTTCCGTGAAGGGCTGGTAGCAGAAGGAAAAGGCGTTTACCAAACCTATTGTCAGGCCTGTCACAGCCCAGACCTCAGTGGTAACACTGCTCTCGGCGCGCCGAACCTGAAAGATGACGTATGGTTACATGGTGGCTCAATCAGCATGATTAAGAATGTTATACGAAATGGCGTGAGTGCAAACATGCCGCCGCATGATGAAATTTTAGGTGACCATAAAATTCATCTGGTAGCTGCTTACGTTTACAGCCTTTCCCATGAGGGTGAGCAGTCTAAATAG
- a CDS encoding cbb3-type cytochrome oxidase subunit 3: MDINLIRGILTVILLVLFIGLCFWVFSKKRKSQYEEASKMALEENASIKNNEVKRDE, from the coding sequence ATGGATATTAATTTAATTCGAGGCATATTAACTGTCATTCTGTTGGTTCTATTTATCGGACTCTGCTTTTGGGTCTTCTCTAAGAAGCGTAAAAGTCAATATGAAGAGGCTTCAAAGATGGCCTTGGAAGAGAATGCTTCCATTAAGAATAATGAGGTAAAGCGAGATGAGTGA
- the ccoO gene encoding cytochrome-c oxidase, cbb3-type subunit II, whose protein sequence is MKHEKVEKNIGLMGILIVVAISFGGLAEIVPLFFMKDTTEPMATLEPYSPVELEGRDIYIREGCHVCHTQMVRPFRAETERYGHYSVAGEDVYERPFLWGSKRTGPDLSRVGGRYSDDWHYTHLMDPRVPVPESNMPAFPWLAENELTGEDTAKKMKAMQTLGVPYTDEEIANAAEQVKGVTEIDALIAYLQSLGREHTAANSGTDKEAAEQ, encoded by the coding sequence ATGAAACACGAAAAAGTAGAGAAAAATATCGGTTTAATGGGCATCTTGATTGTGGTTGCTATTAGTTTTGGTGGCCTGGCAGAAATTGTCCCATTGTTTTTTATGAAAGATACAACAGAGCCTATGGCAACGCTTGAGCCTTATTCACCCGTTGAGCTTGAAGGTCGCGATATTTACATCCGTGAAGGTTGCCACGTCTGCCATACGCAAATGGTTCGTCCTTTCCGAGCTGAGACGGAACGCTATGGTCATTACTCAGTGGCTGGCGAAGATGTATATGAGCGTCCTTTCCTTTGGGGCTCAAAACGAACAGGTCCTGACCTATCCCGCGTGGGTGGCCGTTATTCTGATGACTGGCACTATACTCATTTAATGGATCCTCGAGTTCCTGTACCTGAGTCCAATATGCCTGCTTTCCCATGGTTAGCGGAGAATGAATTGACTGGTGAGGATACAGCGAAAAAGATGAAGGCCATGCAGACTTTGGGAGTGCCATATACAGATGAAGAGATCGCAAATGCTGCGGAACAAGTAAAAGGGGTGACGGAAATTGATGCCCTGATAGCTTATTTACAATCATTGGGGCGGGAGCATACCGCGGCAAATTCGGGTACGGATAAAGAGGCAGCGGAGCAGTAG
- the ccoN gene encoding cytochrome-c oxidase, cbb3-type subunit I: MSEVKEHNYNYKVIRQFAIMSVVWGIVGMALGVWIAAQLMFPALNFDTSWLSFGRLRPLHTNAVIFAFGGCVLMGTSFYCVQRTSYARLFSDKLASFVFWGWQAVIVAAVITLPMGLTSSKEYAELEWPIDILIAIVWVAYAIVFFGTIIKRKVSHIYVANWFFGAFIITVAILHIVNSAALPIDWTSFKSYSAYAGAIDAMVQWWYGHNAVGFYLTAGFLGIMYYFVPKQAERPVYSYRLSIVHFWALIAVYMWAGPHHLHYSSLPDWAQSAGMIFSIILLAPSWGGMINGIMTLSGAWHKLRTDPIIKFLIVSLSFYGMSTFEGPMMAIKTVNALSHNTDWTIGHVHSGALGWVAMVSIGALYAMIPSVFGKAKMYSTSLINLHFWLSTIGVVLYIAAMWIAGVTQGLMWRATNPDGTLTYSFVQSLEATYPYYGIRLVGGLIFLAGMFVMAYNVIKTVSNPGKADTKIPQPAH; the protein is encoded by the coding sequence ATGAGTGAAGTAAAAGAACACAACTATAACTACAAGGTTATCAGGCAGTTTGCCATTATGTCTGTAGTTTGGGGTATTGTCGGTATGGCGCTTGGGGTATGGATTGCTGCGCAATTAATGTTCCCCGCCCTAAACTTCGATACGTCCTGGTTAAGCTTTGGTAGATTGCGTCCGCTACACACTAATGCGGTTATTTTTGCATTCGGTGGCTGTGTATTGATGGGAACCTCCTTCTACTGTGTGCAGCGAACCAGTTATGCCAGACTGTTCAGCGATAAGTTGGCTTCATTTGTTTTCTGGGGCTGGCAAGCGGTTATTGTTGCCGCAGTTATCACCTTACCCATGGGCTTAACAAGCAGTAAAGAATATGCTGAGCTTGAGTGGCCGATTGATATTTTGATTGCCATTGTCTGGGTGGCCTATGCCATCGTATTCTTTGGCACCATCATTAAGCGTAAAGTGTCTCACATTTATGTTGCAAACTGGTTCTTTGGTGCCTTTATCATCACCGTAGCAATACTCCATATTGTAAACAGTGCAGCACTACCGATTGACTGGACTTCTTTTAAATCTTACTCGGCTTATGCCGGTGCTATCGACGCCATGGTGCAGTGGTGGTACGGGCACAATGCAGTTGGTTTTTACCTGACTGCTGGTTTCCTCGGCATTATGTATTATTTCGTGCCAAAACAGGCTGAGCGCCCAGTTTATTCTTATCGTTTGTCAATTGTTCACTTCTGGGCATTAATAGCGGTATATATGTGGGCTGGACCTCACCATTTACATTACAGTTCATTACCTGACTGGGCGCAGTCAGCGGGTATGATTTTCTCTATTATCCTTTTAGCACCTTCTTGGGGTGGCATGATCAACGGTATCATGACGCTTTCTGGCGCTTGGCATAAATTGAGAACGGATCCTATTATCAAGTTCCTTATCGTATCGCTATCGTTCTACGGTATGTCTACTTTCGAAGGACCCATGATGGCGATTAAAACGGTGAACGCTCTTTCTCATAATACCGATTGGACTATTGGTCACGTTCACTCAGGCGCACTGGGCTGGGTTGCGATGGTTTCTATTGGTGCTTTATATGCAATGATCCCAAGTGTCTTCGGGAAGGCAAAAATGTATAGCACTAGCCTGATCAATTTACACTTCTGGTTATCAACCATTGGTGTTGTTCTTTACATTGCGGCCATGTGGATTGCCGGTGTGACACAGGGTTTAATGTGGCGAGCGACAAATCCCGACGGTACCTTAACTTATAGTTTTGTTCAAAGTTTAGAAGCGACTTATCCGTATTATGGTATTCGCCTGGTGGGTGGCTTAATCTTCCTGGCGGGTATGTTCGTAATGGCTTATAACGTCATTAAAACAGTCAGTAACCCAGGAAAAGCTGACACTAAAATTCCACAGCCAGCACATTAG
- the argH gene encoding argininosuccinate lyase, with translation MSQPLWSKESTKSKSRLSEDIMLFMSGRDVILDQQLLAFDIQASKAHAEGLARIGVLSEQESMIINQSLDQLLKDFEKGQFILDERFEDGHSAIEWYLTDKLGELGKKIHTGRSRNDQVSVATRLFCCESLKQLNQLCLDVSFTCLKLAKQHEKDVLPGYTHLQRAVVSSWGLWFASFAEAFCDNAKAAQQVLELIGSNPLGSAAGYGVNLKLDRDYTTKTLGFNRLQINPMYVQNSRGKVELQVLGCFKNALLDLRRMAWDLSLFSTGEYNFIEIGNDFSTGSSIMPNKHNPDAVELMRAEYAKLVGCYAELESLLSLPSGYQRDLQNTKEPLLKGVSSSLQCLQLVPHLLVGMTINHKQCEQAIEASMFATDKAVELVIEDGMAFRDAYRHIKDNYQELEERQAEISIEQRTSPGSCGNLLLDRIEKRLKELLD, from the coding sequence ATGTCACAACCATTATGGAGTAAAGAATCAACCAAAAGTAAATCCAGGCTAAGCGAAGATATCATGCTTTTTATGTCGGGACGAGACGTCATTCTGGATCAGCAGCTTTTGGCATTTGATATTCAGGCTAGTAAGGCTCATGCAGAGGGATTGGCACGGATCGGCGTTTTATCAGAGCAGGAAAGTATGATCATCAACCAAAGCCTTGATCAGCTATTAAAGGATTTTGAGAAGGGTCAATTTATACTAGATGAACGCTTCGAGGATGGGCACTCTGCTATTGAGTGGTATCTGACGGACAAACTGGGTGAGCTAGGCAAAAAAATTCATACGGGCAGAAGTCGAAACGATCAGGTATCGGTAGCGACTCGATTGTTTTGCTGTGAGTCATTAAAACAATTAAATCAACTGTGCCTGGATGTTTCATTCACTTGCCTCAAGCTGGCTAAGCAGCATGAAAAAGATGTGCTGCCAGGCTATACACACCTGCAGAGGGCTGTAGTGTCCAGCTGGGGGCTATGGTTCGCTTCGTTTGCAGAGGCATTTTGTGATAATGCAAAGGCCGCGCAGCAGGTACTGGAGCTTATAGGAAGTAATCCCCTGGGATCGGCTGCAGGATATGGGGTAAACCTCAAGTTGGACAGGGACTATACCACTAAGACACTTGGCTTTAACCGCCTGCAGATAAACCCTATGTATGTGCAGAACAGTCGTGGCAAGGTTGAGCTGCAGGTGCTTGGATGTTTTAAGAACGCACTACTCGATTTACGTCGAATGGCCTGGGACTTAAGTTTATTTTCTACCGGTGAGTATAACTTCATTGAAATTGGGAATGACTTCAGTACGGGATCCTCGATTATGCCAAACAAGCATAACCCCGATGCAGTAGAGTTGATGCGGGCTGAGTATGCCAAGCTAGTTGGTTGTTATGCCGAGCTAGAGTCACTGCTTTCTCTACCCAGTGGCTATCAGCGAGATCTGCAAAATACTAAGGAACCTTTATTAAAAGGAGTATCTTCATCCTTGCAGTGCTTACAGTTGGTACCTCATCTGTTGGTGGGGATGACAATTAATCATAAGCAATGTGAACAGGCAATCGAGGCATCCATGTTTGCAACGGATAAAGCTGTGGAGTTAGTTATTGAAGATGGCATGGCATTTCGTGATGCATACCGACATATCAAGGACAACTATCAGGAGCTGGAAGAGCGTCAAGCAGAGATCTCTATAGAACAGAGGACTTCGCCAGGAAGTTGCGGAAATCTACTCTTAGATAGGATTGAGAAGCGTTTAAAAGAGTTGTTAGATTAA